The following proteins come from a genomic window of Campylobacter concisus:
- a CDS encoding M20 family metallo-hydrolase: MINFKRFEANFNAISRFGALKGGGLTRLAFSKEDLEARNFLINLIEENGFKLKIDNVGNIYAIYDDGCEPGEKPVCVGSHIDSVPNGGFYDGTLGVMAGLEALTSIKEAGIKLKRPLWLINFCCEESSRFKTATIGSKIISGKLGLQRLHELKDEDGISLFEAMSKFGLEPQNLNDSILKEHSLHSYLELHIEQGPVLERSGISVGVVSGIAAPIRFEIIIHGKADHSGATPMNMRSDALLAASHIIIAANKFAKNKKTAVATVGYAHAKPGVLNVVPGEARLGVDLRDIDKTSLEELNLELRNFIKELSGELNFSYEIRELSSDEPVKLSEHAINLLSEEAAKLGIKTLTLPSGAGHDAMNLTKLASSVGMLFIPCVGGISHNIAEAINFDDAFKATQILTNALIKLSNE; the protein is encoded by the coding sequence ATGATAAATTTTAAAAGATTTGAGGCGAATTTTAATGCTATAAGCAGATTTGGAGCATTAAAAGGTGGAGGGCTAACAAGGCTTGCATTTAGCAAAGAAGACTTGGAAGCTAGAAATTTTCTTATAAATTTAATAGAAGAAAATGGCTTTAAGCTTAAAATTGACAATGTCGGTAACATATATGCCATATATGATGATGGCTGTGAGCCAGGTGAAAAGCCGGTTTGCGTAGGCTCTCATATCGACAGTGTGCCAAATGGTGGCTTTTATGATGGCACGCTTGGCGTTATGGCTGGACTTGAAGCATTAACCTCGATAAAAGAAGCTGGCATTAAACTAAAGCGTCCGCTTTGGCTGATAAATTTTTGCTGTGAAGAGTCGAGTCGTTTCAAGACAGCGACCATTGGTAGCAAGATAATAAGCGGCAAACTTGGCCTACAAAGGCTTCATGAGCTAAAAGACGAAGATGGCATTTCGCTCTTTGAAGCGATGAGTAAATTTGGACTTGAACCACAAAATTTAAACGATTCTATTTTAAAAGAACACTCACTTCATTCATATTTAGAACTTCACATTGAACAAGGTCCAGTGCTTGAGCGAAGTGGTATAAGCGTTGGTGTAGTAAGCGGTATCGCCGCTCCTATAAGATTTGAAATTATTATTCATGGTAAGGCAGATCACAGCGGTGCAACTCCGATGAATATGCGTAGTGACGCGCTGCTGGCTGCTTCACACATCATAATCGCAGCCAATAAATTTGCTAAAAACAAAAAAACAGCTGTGGCTACTGTTGGTTACGCACATGCAAAGCCAGGCGTTTTAAATGTCGTGCCAGGCGAGGCAAGGCTTGGAGTTGATCTAAGAGATATTGATAAGACAAGCTTAGAAGAGCTAAATTTAGAGCTTAGAAATTTTATAAAAGAGCTAAGTGGTGAGCTAAATTTTAGTTATGAGATAAGAGAACTAAGCAGTGACGAGCCAGTAAAACTAAGCGAGCATGCTATAAATTTACTAAGCGAAGAGGCTGCTAAACTTGGCATAAAAACGCTTACTTTACCAAGCGGAGCTGGACACGATGCGATGAACCTAACAAAACTTGCAAGTAGCGTTGGCATGCTTTTTATACCTTGCGTTGGTGGCATCAGTCACAATATAGCAGAAGCTATAAATTTTGATGATGCTTTCAAAGCTACACAAATTTTAACAAATGCACTAATTAAACTATCAAATGAATAA
- the dnaG gene encoding DNA primase, giving the protein MIDPKSIEKLKNQIDIVDIIEHYLPVKKMGANYKCVCPFHDDRNPSMSISQSKQIFHCFACKAGGDAIKFVMDYEKLTYPEAIERIASLVNFSLEYTSDKAPTQKENKHILEKANAFYRSEFFKHESAVRYIYSRGINDAMIEKFELGWAGDSASTIRLLQNENIEPKEALEVGIVKQNEKGIYASFIERITFPIYAHTAKLVGFGGRTISDHPAKYVNSPQSIVFDKSKLLYGYHLARQSIFEKKQIIITEGYLDVIMLHFAGFTNAVAVLGTALTTNHLPLLKRGEISVVLCFDGDSAGINAAIKSSRLLVQNEIDGSVVIIKDGADPADMVFAGRSDELKEMFGSGTELGEFYIEQIVKKYDITRPVQKQKCLEEIMEFTNSLKPIIAKSYESLVSNLLKIELNTFSLHGQRYINRQDQNFTNAATNKQVAQKKDKTDILEFSVLKSMLANKNYETIVLNELEEKFFLHHKDYFQAVLLPNIEDNAVLVREIYVDESSNVASSEDSLKEAILKLKLKYYEKFREDTRKSQKPNKIEIMQKISEIIKGLHNKLQKN; this is encoded by the coding sequence ATGATAGATCCAAAATCCATAGAAAAACTCAAAAATCAAATCGATATCGTTGACATTATAGAGCACTATTTGCCAGTTAAAAAAATGGGTGCAAACTACAAATGCGTCTGCCCATTTCACGATGATAGAAATCCTAGCATGAGCATAAGTCAAAGCAAACAAATTTTTCACTGTTTTGCTTGCAAGGCCGGTGGAGATGCGATCAAATTTGTAATGGATTATGAGAAATTAACCTATCCAGAAGCTATCGAAAGAATAGCTAGCCTTGTAAATTTTAGCCTCGAATACACAAGCGACAAAGCCCCAACACAAAAAGAAAATAAACATATTTTAGAAAAGGCAAATGCCTTTTATAGGAGCGAATTTTTCAAGCATGAATCCGCTGTGAGATATATCTATTCTCGTGGCATAAATGATGCAATGATCGAGAAATTTGAGCTTGGCTGGGCTGGGGATAGTGCTAGTACTATCAGGCTTTTACAAAATGAAAATATCGAGCCAAAAGAGGCACTTGAGGTCGGTATCGTAAAGCAAAACGAGAAGGGAATTTATGCTAGTTTTATCGAGCGTATCACATTTCCAATATATGCGCACACGGCAAAATTAGTTGGCTTTGGCGGTAGAACGATCTCAGATCATCCTGCAAAATATGTAAATTCTCCACAAAGCATAGTTTTTGACAAGTCAAAGCTACTTTACGGCTATCATTTAGCTAGACAAAGCATTTTTGAAAAAAAGCAGATTATCATCACAGAGGGATATTTAGATGTTATCATGCTGCACTTTGCTGGCTTTACAAACGCCGTTGCCGTGCTTGGGACTGCGCTTACGACTAATCACTTGCCACTTTTAAAAAGAGGAGAGATAAGCGTAGTACTTTGTTTTGATGGTGACTCGGCTGGTATAAATGCCGCTATAAAATCATCTCGTCTTTTAGTGCAAAACGAAATAGATGGAAGCGTTGTAATCATAAAAGATGGTGCAGACCCTGCGGATATGGTCTTTGCAGGTAGAAGCGACGAGCTAAAAGAGATGTTTGGCTCTGGGACTGAGCTTGGCGAGTTTTATATCGAGCAAATTGTAAAAAAATATGATATTACGCGCCCAGTGCAAAAGCAAAAATGTTTAGAAGAGATAATGGAATTTACAAATTCTCTAAAGCCAATAATTGCAAAAAGCTACGAATCGCTGGTCTCAAATTTACTCAAAATAGAGCTAAATACTTTTAGTCTTCACGGACAAAGATATATAAATAGACAAGATCAAAATTTTACAAATGCTGCAACAAATAAACAAGTGGCTCAAAAAAAAGATAAAACCGATATTTTGGAATTTAGCGTTTTAAAGAGCATGCTTGCAAATAAAAATTACGAAACTATCGTTTTAAACGAGCTTGAGGAGAAATTTTTCTTGCATCATAAAGATTATTTTCAAGCTGTTTTATTGCCAAATATTGAAGATAACGCGGTGCTTGTTAGAGAAATTTATGTTGATGAAAGCTCAAACGTAGCTTCTAGTGAAGATAGCCTTAAAGAGGCCATTTTAAAGCTAAAGCTAAAATACTATGAGAAGTTTCGCGAAGATACTAGAAAATCACAAAAACCAAATAAAATCGAAATAATGCAAAAAATTTCAGAGATTATTAAAGGCTTACACAACAAGCTACAAAAAAATTAG
- a CDS encoding tetratricopeptide repeat protein, with protein MSVDIFFIGHRDPIFSLIILFSIILMIAALSYAWGIFSSKDEKKRIEKFIRKFDSKDGISSEHKQMLQSPEIDAQSLCMLGQTFAKNGDFEKSISVYLIALGKVRDKNEKEFILNELGEVYFKAGFLKKASEVFEKVLELSPRNVLALRFLTMIDEKLKNYKEALYALNSLEELGVNVKDQKAYIKAISTLDDRNLSFSEKVEILSHLSQNFELLKRMILALFIRHNENLENLKDFARFEDVIDLLYNLKTPINLSDPKYKSLFYAKGDIDEPCEIYGFELNVIKKLKDAKFDAAGLSFNYVCKSCKNSFPMHFYRCPVCHELGSVKILSHITEKASEDSNTF; from the coding sequence ATGAGCGTGGATATTTTTTTCATTGGGCACAGAGATCCGATATTTAGCCTTATTATTTTATTTAGCATTATTTTGATGATAGCTGCATTAAGCTATGCTTGGGGTATCTTTTCAAGCAAAGATGAGAAAAAACGCATTGAAAAATTTATAAGAAAATTTGATAGCAAAGACGGCATAAGTAGCGAGCATAAGCAGATGCTACAAAGCCCAGAGATAGACGCTCAAAGCCTTTGCATGCTAGGGCAAACTTTTGCTAAAAATGGTGATTTTGAAAAATCAATTAGTGTTTATCTCATAGCACTTGGCAAAGTTAGAGATAAAAATGAAAAAGAATTTATCCTAAACGAGCTTGGAGAGGTCTATTTTAAGGCCGGATTTTTAAAAAAAGCTAGCGAAGTCTTTGAAAAAGTGCTTGAACTAAGCCCAAGAAATGTGCTTGCACTTCGCTTTTTAACGATGATAGATGAAAAACTTAAAAACTACAAAGAAGCTCTTTATGCGTTAAATTCTCTTGAAGAACTTGGTGTAAATGTAAAAGATCAAAAAGCCTATATAAAGGCGATCAGCACGCTTGATGATAGAAATTTAAGCTTTAGTGAAAAGGTAGAAATTCTCTCCCACCTTAGCCAAAATTTTGAGCTTTTAAAACGCATGATCTTAGCACTTTTCATAAGGCACAATGAAAATTTAGAAAATTTAAAAGATTTTGCTCGTTTTGAAGATGTGATCGATCTGCTTTATAATCTAAAAACGCCTATAAATTTAAGCGATCCAAAGTACAAATCACTCTTTTACGCAAAGGGCGATATAGATGAGCCATGTGAAATTTATGGCTTTGAGCTAAACGTCATCAAAAAACTAAAAGACGCTAAATTTGACGCGGCTGGGCTAAGCTTTAACTACGTTTGCAAAAGCTGCAAAAACTCATTTCCCATGCACTTTTACCGCTGTCCAGTCTGCCACGAGCTAGGAAGTGTCAAAATTTTATCCCACATCACAGAAAAAGCAAGTGAAGATAGTAACACTTTTTAG
- the rnhA gene encoding ribonuclease HI, which yields MKIVTLFSDGSCLGNPGAGGWAYILRFNEAQKKASGGEAFTTNNQMELKATIMGLKALKEPCEVRLFTDSSYVVNSINEWLANWQKRNFKNVKNVELWQEYLEISKPHKVVASWVKGHAGHPENEECDQMARDEALKIKDENKI from the coding sequence GTGAAGATAGTAACACTTTTTAGCGACGGCTCGTGCCTTGGAAACCCTGGAGCTGGCGGCTGGGCGTATATATTGAGATTTAACGAAGCGCAGAAAAAAGCAAGCGGCGGAGAGGCATTTACTACAAATAATCAAATGGAGTTAAAAGCTACGATAATGGGGCTAAAAGCGTTAAAAGAGCCCTGCGAAGTAAGGCTTTTTACCGATAGCTCATACGTGGTAAATAGCATAAATGAGTGGCTTGCAAACTGGCAAAAGAGAAATTTTAAAAATGTAAAAAATGTCGAGCTTTGGCAGGAGTATTTAGAGATTTCAAAGCCACATAAAGTCGTGGCTAGCTGGGTTAAAGGGCACGCTGGACACCCTGAAAACGAGGAGTGCGACCAGATGGCAAGAGACGAGGCATTAAAAATAAAAGATGAGAATAAAATATGA
- the rnc gene encoding ribonuclease III, with amino-acid sequence MKNLEEFEKNLGYKFKKTELLEEALTHKSTKQALNNERLEFLGDAVMDLLVAEYLFKKFSKIAEGDMSKLRAALVNEKSFANMARHLKMGKFLRLSTAEENNGGREKDSILSDAFEAVMGAIYLEAGLDKVREISIALLELCYPQIDFAHLEKDYKTALQEITQASLGVIPTYELIGTSGPDHKKEFEIALLLNGKEISRAVGSSKKQAQQLAAKIALEKIKK; translated from the coding sequence ATGAAAAATTTAGAAGAATTTGAAAAGAATCTTGGATATAAATTTAAAAAAACTGAGCTTTTAGAAGAGGCCCTAACGCACAAGAGCACAAAGCAGGCTCTAAATAACGAGAGGCTAGAGTTTTTGGGTGATGCGGTGATGGATCTGCTTGTGGCTGAGTATCTTTTTAAGAAATTTAGCAAGATCGCAGAGGGCGACATGAGTAAGCTAAGAGCCGCGCTTGTAAATGAAAAAAGCTTTGCAAATATGGCAAGGCATCTAAAAATGGGTAAATTTTTAAGGCTAAGCACAGCTGAAGAAAACAATGGCGGACGTGAGAAAGATAGCATTTTAAGCGACGCATTTGAGGCTGTGATGGGCGCTATCTACCTTGAGGCTGGACTTGATAAAGTGCGAGAAATTTCGATCGCTTTGCTTGAACTTTGCTATCCACAGATCGACTTTGCACACCTCGAAAAGGACTACAAAACTGCTCTTCAAGAGATCACTCAGGCCAGTCTTGGTGTCATCCCGACATACGAACTCATCGGCACGTCAGGTCCTGATCACAAGAAAGAATTTGAGATAGCCTTGCTACTAAATGGCAAAGAAATTTCACGCGCCGTTGGCAGCTCTAAAAAGCAAGCCCAACAGCTCGCAGCAAAAATCGCACTAGAAAAAATCAAAAAATAG
- the aroC gene encoding chorismate synthase yields MNTFGKKLTLTTFGESHGVAIGGVIDGLPAGLKIDTDFIQSELDRRRPGQSNFTTARDEADKIEIFSGVFDGISTGAPIGFAIFNNNQKSNDYENLREIFRPGHADFTYFKKYGFRDHRGGGRSSARETAVRVAGGAFAQLLLNEFNIEILSGVLGIGKVFSDKIDFNFAKNSQIYALGNEEAMKEVINKARSEHDSVGAVVLSVARGVPAGLGEPLYDKLDSALAAALMGINGVKAVEIGAGVNVSSMLGSANNDEMDELGFLSNNAGGILGGISSGAEIVLKSHFKPTPSIFKEQKTLNLAGEVVDFELRGRHDPCIGIRGSVVTTAMIRLVIADMLLLNASTKLENLKKIYG; encoded by the coding sequence TTGAATACATTTGGCAAAAAACTAACCTTAACAACCTTTGGCGAGAGCCACGGGGTGGCGATCGGTGGCGTGATAGACGGACTTCCAGCTGGGCTAAAGATCGATACAGATTTCATCCAAAGCGAGCTAGATAGACGCCGTCCCGGACAAAGCAACTTTACAACCGCAAGAGATGAAGCCGATAAGATAGAAATTTTTAGCGGTGTCTTTGATGGCATAAGCACTGGAGCGCCGATAGGTTTTGCCATTTTTAACAACAACCAAAAGTCAAACGACTATGAAAATTTACGTGAAATTTTCCGTCCAGGCCATGCTGATTTTACATATTTCAAAAAATATGGCTTTAGAGATCACAGAGGCGGCGGACGCTCAAGCGCAAGAGAAACGGCTGTTAGAGTAGCTGGTGGGGCTTTTGCGCAGCTGCTTTTAAATGAGTTTAATATAGAAATTTTAAGTGGAGTACTTGGTATAGGCAAAGTTTTTAGCGACAAAATAGACTTTAACTTTGCTAAAAATTCTCAAATTTACGCCCTTGGCAACGAAGAAGCGATGAAAGAAGTGATAAATAAAGCTAGAAGCGAGCACGATAGTGTAGGAGCTGTGGTTTTAAGCGTGGCTAGAGGAGTGCCAGCTGGTCTTGGTGAGCCACTTTATGATAAGCTTGATAGCGCTCTAGCAGCTGCTTTGATGGGCATAAACGGCGTAAAGGCCGTTGAGATAGGTGCTGGCGTAAATGTAAGCTCCATGCTTGGCTCAGCAAACAATGACGAGATGGACGAGCTTGGTTTTTTAAGCAATAACGCTGGTGGCATACTTGGCGGCATAAGTAGCGGCGCTGAGATCGTGTTAAAGAGCCATTTTAAGCCTACGCCTTCGATATTTAAAGAGCAAAAGACGCTAAATTTAGCTGGCGAAGTGGTAGATTTTGAGCTAAGAGGCAGGCACGATCCTTGTATAGGCATACGAGGAAGCGTCGTTACAACCGCGATGATAAGGCTAGTTATCGCCGATATGTTACTACTAAATGCTAGTACAAAGCTTGAAAATTTAAAGAAAATTTACGGCTAA
- a CDS encoding DNA repair protein: MKNEVQKFYAVIDLKSFYASVECVERGLDPFKADLVVADDSRGNGSVCLAVSPALRAKGVKNRCRLFEIPKAIKFIIAPPRMQFYIDYAAKIYEIYLKYVSKDDIYVYSIDEAFIDLTSYVKFYNTDAKSIAKKIMDEILKTTGVTATCGMGTNLYLAKIALDILAKHSDDGIAFLDEQLYKERLWTHQPLDDFWRIGKQTRLKLEKHGIFCMKDIANAPRSLLEKFFGVDAYITIDHANGIEPTTIADIKAYKPSTKSYFSSEILPRDYERCEAVVVLKEMADRLALRMINKEVMASGITINIKFADKLEPLQRASVRFKTPTNVSSMLMSSAEELLLNKIKNVGLIRQISISANDVVKESLAHSSLFEDDTKEKAVLKSLNLIKEKFGKNSVLRAIDLLPEATGQDRNKKIGGHKSGE, from the coding sequence ATGAAAAACGAAGTGCAAAAATTTTATGCCGTCATTGATCTAAAGTCATTTTACGCCTCAGTTGAGTGCGTGGAGCGAGGACTTGACCCGTTTAAAGCCGATCTGGTCGTGGCTGACGATAGTCGTGGCAACGGAAGTGTTTGCCTAGCCGTTAGTCCAGCTCTTAGAGCCAAAGGTGTGAAAAATAGATGCAGGCTTTTTGAAATACCAAAGGCTATAAAATTTATCATCGCACCGCCTAGAATGCAGTTTTACATCGACTATGCGGCTAAAATTTATGAGATATACCTAAAGTATGTTTCAAAAGATGATATCTACGTCTATTCTATCGATGAGGCCTTTATCGATCTTACTTCTTATGTTAAATTTTATAATACCGACGCAAAATCCATAGCCAAAAAGATAATGGATGAAATTTTAAAAACTACTGGCGTGACGGCCACCTGTGGCATGGGCACAAATTTATACCTTGCAAAAATCGCCCTTGATATCCTGGCTAAGCACAGTGATGATGGGATTGCATTTTTAGACGAGCAGCTTTATAAAGAACGTCTTTGGACACATCAACCGTTAGATGACTTTTGGCGTATCGGTAAGCAAACTAGGCTAAAGCTGGAAAAACATGGAATTTTTTGTATGAAAGATATAGCAAATGCTCCGAGAAGCTTGCTTGAGAAATTTTTTGGAGTTGATGCATATATAACAATAGACCACGCAAATGGCATAGAGCCAACGACAATAGCTGACATAAAAGCATATAAACCAAGCACAAAATCCTACTTTAGCTCTGAAATTTTACCAAGAGACTACGAGCGTTGTGAGGCGGTAGTCGTACTAAAAGAGATGGCTGATAGGCTAGCGCTTAGGATGATCAACAAAGAAGTAATGGCAAGTGGAATAACGATAAATATAAAATTTGCCGACAAGCTTGAGCCACTACAACGTGCAAGCGTTCGGTTTAAAACACCAACAAATGTTTCAAGCATGCTGATGAGTTCAGCCGAAGAGTTGCTCTTAAATAAGATAAAAAATGTTGGGCTCATTAGGCAAATTAGCATTAGTGCAAATGACGTAGTAAAAGAGAGCCTAGCTCACTCTAGTCTTTTTGAGGATGATACTAAAGAAAAGGCAGTTTTAAAATCCCTAAATCTCATAAAAGAAAAATTTGGTAAAAACTCGGTTTTAAGAGCGATCGATCTACTACCAGAAGCCACTGGGCAAGACCGAAATAAAAAGATCGGAGGGCACAAAAGTGGCGAGTAA
- a CDS encoding YolD-like family protein, producing the protein MASKDRAKIFSSFNPLSTLERALRQKEREKCEKLELDESKVDEILKKISRLRAADEVYVSYHDGYTYASIRGLISDVNFKNKTLMVVKTRIKFEDINDLKII; encoded by the coding sequence GTGGCGAGTAAAGATAGAGCAAAAATTTTTAGCTCGTTTAATCCGCTATCAACCTTAGAGCGAGCCTTACGACAAAAAGAGCGTGAGAAATGCGAAAAACTAGAGCTTGATGAGAGCAAAGTCGATGAAATTTTAAAAAAGATAAGCAGGCTAAGAGCAGCTGATGAAGTATACGTAAGCTACCATGACGGTTATACCTATGCAAGTATTAGAGGGCTAATCTCCGATGTAAATTTCAAAAATAAAACTCTTATGGTTGTAAAAACTAGGATCAAATTTGAAGATATAAATGACCTAAAAATAATTTAG
- a CDS encoding molybdopterin-dependent oxidoreductase, with the protein MKRRDFIKFSALAATAAQASRIEGVTKTIFDQNKTFGANRFGLFWANTNSNQIVSVDPFEGDKFPNTMNNSLPDLIQNESRVLYPYVRKSYLKAKGAAKSELRGKEEFVRVSWDTALDLAAKALKENFDKYGPESIYGECYWWGGSGKISWGRTVGHRMLKVLGGYVEESGDYSTGAGLVIMPHVLGNSAVYDAPTKWEAIAKNAKNVVFWGTDPLVTGQISWQPPTHDGYLGIKKIKEAGIKTYSVCVFKNDTTRYLDSEAIIVRPNTDVAMMLGMCHYLYENNLYDEEFIKKYTVGFNKFKDYLLGTTDKVVKDINWASKICGVKAEEIAKFATVLAKEPSIIIAGRSLQRQDHGEMGFWGIVTLSAMLGHIGKEGLGFEFNLYYGNGSTDKIAPALKGISTRISEKYENVDGAPWKKFKNVTIPSSRSIEALQNPGKELDYDGSKIKLPHMRVAYMASGSMFTRHQDVNNAVKAWRKFDTVITAEPYWTSTAKLSDIVLPVALEVERNDINQSVPSSEYIVAYKPVVEPMGESRSDYWICSQICKRWGREEVFTEGKDELGWAKEFYADAVEQAKALDLKMPSFDEFWKEGYVKFDKDNEETKYYTRLSAFRENPHKNRLGTPSGKIEIYSPTIAKFGYKDFAPHFAWIEPFEWLGSEKAKKYPFSITTPHSRYRLHSQLNNSIIRNYAEVSAREPMLINTNDAKKKGIATGDVVRVFNDRGEILVGALVTDIIPEHVIAICEGAWYDPEVLGEKSLCKHGCINVLTRDKGTSSIAQSNCGHTILADLEKYKGEIKPITAFSKPKILQSL; encoded by the coding sequence ATGAAAAGACGAGATTTCATAAAATTTTCTGCGCTTGCAGCCACTGCGGCACAAGCAAGTAGGATTGAAGGCGTGACAAAAACCATTTTTGACCAAAACAAAACCTTTGGCGCAAATAGATTTGGGCTATTTTGGGCAAATACCAACTCAAATCAAATCGTCTCTGTTGATCCATTTGAGGGCGATAAATTCCCAAATACCATGAATAATAGCTTGCCAGACCTCATCCAAAACGAAAGCCGCGTGCTCTATCCATACGTAAGAAAGAGCTACTTAAAGGCAAAAGGCGCAGCAAAAAGTGAGCTTCGTGGCAAGGAAGAATTTGTGCGTGTTAGCTGGGATACAGCACTTGATTTAGCTGCAAAAGCCTTAAAAGAAAATTTTGACAAATATGGCCCTGAAAGCATCTACGGCGAATGCTACTGGTGGGGTGGCAGCGGTAAGATCAGCTGGGGCAGAACCGTTGGTCACAGGATGCTAAAAGTGCTTGGCGGATACGTAGAAGAGAGCGGCGACTACTCAACGGGTGCTGGCCTTGTCATCATGCCTCACGTTTTAGGCAACAGCGCCGTTTATGATGCTCCGACAAAGTGGGAGGCTATCGCTAAAAACGCTAAAAATGTTGTATTTTGGGGTACTGACCCGCTTGTGACTGGTCAAATTTCATGGCAGCCACCAACACATGATGGCTATCTTGGCATCAAAAAGATAAAAGAGGCAGGCATAAAAACTTATAGTGTTTGCGTCTTTAAAAACGACACCACAAGATACCTTGACTCTGAAGCTATCATCGTTCGTCCAAATACTGACGTAGCAATGATGCTTGGTATGTGCCACTATCTTTATGAAAACAATCTTTATGACGAAGAATTTATAAAAAAATACACAGTTGGTTTCAATAAATTTAAAGACTACTTGCTTGGCACAACCGACAAAGTGGTAAAAGATATAAACTGGGCTAGTAAAATTTGTGGCGTAAAAGCTGAAGAGATTGCAAAATTTGCTACTGTACTCGCAAAAGAGCCAAGCATTATCATCGCTGGTAGATCACTTCAAAGACAAGACCATGGCGAAATGGGCTTTTGGGGTATCGTAACACTTAGTGCGATGCTTGGCCACATCGGCAAAGAGGGTCTTGGATTTGAGTTTAACCTCTACTACGGAAACGGCAGTACTGATAAGATAGCACCTGCTCTAAAAGGTATCAGTACTAGGATAAGCGAGAAATATGAAAATGTAGATGGTGCTCCATGGAAGAAATTTAAAAACGTAACCATCCCATCTTCAAGATCAATCGAAGCTTTGCAAAATCCTGGCAAAGAGTTAGATTATGATGGCTCTAAGATCAAACTTCCACATATGAGAGTAGCTTATATGGCCTCTGGTTCGATGTTTACAAGGCATCAGGACGTAAATAACGCCGTTAAAGCGTGGCGTAAATTTGATACTGTTATCACAGCTGAGCCATACTGGACAAGCACAGCTAAACTAAGCGATATCGTCTTACCAGTGGCACTTGAAGTCGAGAGAAATGACATCAACCAAAGCGTCCCATCAAGCGAATACATCGTGGCATACAAACCAGTAGTTGAGCCAATGGGCGAAAGTAGAAGCGACTACTGGATATGCTCACAAATTTGCAAACGCTGGGGCAGAGAAGAGGTCTTTACTGAGGGTAAAGATGAGCTTGGCTGGGCAAAAGAATTTTACGCAGACGCAGTAGAGCAAGCTAAGGCACTAGATCTTAAAATGCCAAGCTTTGATGAGTTTTGGAAAGAGGGCTATGTCAAATTTGACAAAGACAATGAAGAGACAAAATACTACACAAGACTTAGTGCATTTAGAGAAAATCCGCACAAAAATCGCCTTGGCACGCCATCAGGCAAGATAGAGATATACTCTCCAACTATCGCTAAATTTGGTTACAAAGACTTTGCTCCACACTTTGCTTGGATCGAGCCGTTTGAGTGGCTTGGTAGTGAAAAAGCTAAGAAATATCCATTTAGCATCACAACCCCACACTCAAGATACCGCTTGCACTCTCAGCTAAATAACTCAATAATTAGAAACTACGCTGAAGTAAGCGCAAGAGAGCCGATGTTAATAAACACAAACGACGCTAAGAAAAAAGGCATCGCGACTGGCGACGTGGTGAGAGTATTTAACGACAGGGGCGAAATTCTGGTCGGTGCGCTTGTCACTGACATCATCCCAGAGCACGTCATCGCTATTTGCGAAGGTGCGTGGTACGACCCTGAAGTGTTAGGCGAGAAGAGCCTTTGCAAGCATGGCTGCATCAATGTCCTAACACGCGACAAAGGCACATCTAGTATCGCTCAAAGCAACTGCGGACATACGATACTAGCTGATCTTGAAAAATATAAAGGCGAGATCAAACCAATAACTGCCTTTTCTAAACCAAAAATTTTACAATCTTTGTAG
- a CDS encoding sel1 repeat family protein, which yields MALANFIQEELGDEVQSFAINNTLCNKKYAPGCYNVGWMIERTGGDIGEMMEYYERSCKLGYVGGCARAAWLYEGNFNENRYEQVKKDAKKAKQMRKKACELGDKQSC from the coding sequence TTGGCGCTAGCCAATTTCATACAAGAAGAGCTGGGCGACGAGGTGCAGTCGTTTGCGATAAACAATACCCTATGCAACAAAAAATACGCTCCCGGATGCTACAACGTGGGTTGGATGATAGAGCGAACGGGAGGCGATATTGGCGAGATGATGGAGTATTACGAGCGCTCGTGTAAGCTAGGCTACGTAGGCGGCTGCGCGAGAGCGGCGTGGCTGTATGAGGGAAATTTCAACGAAAACAGATACGAGCAAGTAAAAAAAGACGCGAAAAAGGCAAAGCAAATGCGAAAAAAGGCGTGCGAGCTAGGCGATAAGCAAAGCTGTTAA